One Melitaea cinxia chromosome 20, ilMelCinx1.1, whole genome shotgun sequence DNA segment encodes these proteins:
- the LOC123663442 gene encoding uncharacterized protein LOC123663442 has protein sequence MVSFDVQSLFTCLPVEDCISIVSRKLKENDMPIEYADLLKHCLTSGYMLWNNQFYKQVDGVAMGSPVSPVVADIFMEDFEETALRTSPITPRFYKRKHTHTDRYLNGESHHHPTQLATVGKSLFQRAQGICDERHLETELQHVKQVLRDNKLRVPRPHHCERVKPATVERVPAVLPFMKGVTDKIGFILKRASIKTFFKPPKTISQFLPSVKCHIPLQDAGVYK, from the exons ATGGTTAGTTTTGATGTGCAATCACTCTTTACATGCTTACCGGTTGAAGATTGCATTAGTATTGTGTCAAGAAAGCTGAAGGAAAATGACATGCCGATAGAATATGCTGACCTTCTCAAGCATTGCCTTACATCTGGCTACATGTTGTGGAATAATCAGTTCTACAAGCAAGTAGATGGCGTAGCGATGGGCTCACCAGTATCCCCCGTTGTTGCCGACATATTTATGGAGGACTTCGAGGAGACTGCTCTGCGTACCTCGCCCATAACACCCAGGTTCTACAAACG AAAGCATACCCATACGGATAGGTACTTAAACGGTGAATCACACCATCATCCAACACAGTTAGCTACCGTgggtaaatctttgtttcagagagcacaagggatctgcgatgagcgacacctggagaccgaacttcaacatgtcaagcaagtactgcgagacaacaagcttcgggtaccgcgtcctcatcactgtgaacgtgtgaaaccagccaccgtcgaacgagtacctgctgtgctaccttttatgaaaggggtcactgacaagattggcttcatcttaaagcgagcttctataaaaacttttttcaagccgccaaaaacgataagtcaatttttaccatctgtcaagtgtcatatacccttacaagatgcaggagtatacaag